The following are from one region of the Actinopolyspora halophila DSM 43834 genome:
- a CDS encoding sugar phosphate isomerase/epimerase family protein, whose translation MSELGCSTISFRHRTLSEALAAISRLGMTGIDLGGLPGVCEHFPVERGRDVADVVEAVEAFRVDVWGLNVEPGSLNDPGLDEKTLISRGDELAAHARRLGAALIVPCGAPSRTPFVDEAADLARTARGLRVLSSVAAGHGVRLLVEAPHHHRFCHSVERVRALLELVPVDVAGLVYDVSHVVAGGVDEVELATELVERIEHVHLRDAVAGDINRSIGRGDADFAGIVDALRERGYAGRYVLELETHDVTEDDREAVAESSRDAISALLQA comes from the coding sequence ATGAGTGAACTGGGCTGTTCGACGATCTCGTTTCGTCACCGAACGCTGTCGGAGGCGTTGGCAGCGATCTCGCGGCTCGGCATGACGGGCATCGACCTCGGCGGTTTGCCCGGGGTTTGTGAGCACTTCCCGGTCGAGCGGGGTCGTGATGTCGCGGACGTCGTCGAGGCGGTCGAGGCTTTCCGAGTCGACGTGTGGGGACTCAACGTGGAGCCGGGCTCGTTGAACGATCCCGGCCTGGACGAGAAAACCCTGATTTCGAGGGGGGACGAGCTGGCCGCACACGCCCGTCGGCTGGGTGCGGCTCTCATCGTCCCGTGCGGTGCCCCGTCGCGAACGCCGTTCGTCGACGAGGCGGCAGACCTCGCCCGGACGGCGCGTGGTTTGCGCGTGCTGAGTTCCGTGGCAGCCGGCCACGGGGTGCGTCTGCTCGTGGAAGCACCGCACCATCACCGGTTCTGCCACAGCGTGGAGCGAGTCCGAGCTCTGCTCGAGTTGGTTCCGGTCGATGTGGCCGGGCTGGTCTACGACGTGAGCCACGTCGTGGCCGGTGGGGTCGACGAGGTGGAACTGGCCACCGAGCTCGTGGAACGGATCGAGCACGTTCACCTGCGCGATGCCGTGGCGGGCGACATCAACCGCAGCATCGGTCGCGGTGACGCCGATTTCGCCGGAATCGTCGACGCGCTGCGCGAGCGGGGCTACGCGGGCCGCTACGTTCTCGAACTCGAGACGCACGACGTCACCGAGGACGACAGGGAAGCGGTCGCGGAGAGCTCCCGGGACGCGATCTCGGCCCTCCTGCAGGCGTGA
- a CDS encoding SDR family NAD(P)-dependent oxidoreductase has translation MGFSATSTAVITGAGSERGIGRRTTRRLAEAGFAVAVLDLDEVAAKATADLAAEEHGVPAIGVGADVTDGESVDRAIGTVEAADLPDITALVNNAGITRPTRFLDIERSEWDAVFDVNVTGTYLVTRRVLPGLVERGYGRIVNLSSVSAERGGGVFGGTHYSAAKAAVLGLTRALSREVGQHGVVVNSVAPGLIDTDITGGLLEGERKQQLIADIPVGRNGSTDDVAGMITFLAGPEAGYITGATFDVNGGSHIH, from the coding sequence ATGGGCTTTTCCGCCACCTCCACGGCAGTGATCACCGGTGCGGGCTCGGAGCGCGGAATCGGCAGGCGGACCACCCGGCGGCTGGCTGAGGCGGGTTTCGCGGTCGCGGTGCTCGATCTCGACGAAGTCGCGGCCAAGGCCACCGCTGATCTCGCCGCCGAGGAGCACGGGGTGCCCGCGATCGGAGTGGGTGCCGACGTCACCGACGGCGAGTCCGTCGACCGAGCGATCGGGACGGTCGAAGCGGCCGACCTGCCCGACATCACCGCGCTGGTGAACAACGCGGGCATCACGCGGCCGACACGGTTCCTCGACATCGAGCGATCCGAGTGGGACGCGGTGTTCGACGTCAACGTCACCGGTACGTACCTGGTCACTCGCCGCGTGCTGCCGGGACTCGTCGAGCGCGGGTACGGTCGCATCGTCAATCTCTCCTCCGTCAGCGCCGAGCGCGGTGGGGGTGTGTTCGGCGGAACGCACTACTCGGCTGCGAAGGCCGCCGTGCTCGGGCTCACTCGTGCGCTCTCCCGTGAGGTCGGACAGCACGGTGTCGTCGTCAACTCCGTGGCACCGGGGCTGATCGACACCGACATCACCGGAGGGCTGCTCGAGGGGGAGCGCAAGCAACAGCTCATCGCCGACATCCCGGTGGGACGGAACGGGAGCACCGACGACGTGGCCGGGATGATCACTTTCCTGGCCGGTCCCGAGGCCGGCTACATCACCGGGGCGACTTTCGACGTGAACGGTGGTTCGCACATCCACTGA